A single window of Streptomyces xanthii DNA harbors:
- a CDS encoding tetratricopeptide repeat protein: MPIPEDVTGHEIDKDVQQELQSLPKGLAEDVAKNLVMVARLIDEDPEGAYGYSKVALRLASRVAAVREAAGFAAYANQKYSEALAEFRAARRMTGNIELWPVMADCERGLGRPEKALDMAGAPEVQKLDKAGQVEMRLVAAGARRDMGQLDAAIVTLQSPELASNSVQPWTARLRYAYADALLAVGREGEAREWFAKAVEADKDGSTDASDRLAEMDGVDFVDAFDDSEDDGAEAAEPARADDEHGDSGDSADGEDDRDVK, encoded by the coding sequence CTGCCGATCCCCGAGGACGTCACCGGGCACGAGATCGACAAGGACGTGCAGCAGGAGCTCCAGTCCCTGCCGAAGGGGCTCGCGGAGGACGTCGCCAAGAACCTGGTGATGGTCGCCCGGCTCATCGACGAGGACCCCGAGGGTGCCTACGGCTACTCCAAGGTCGCGCTGCGGCTCGCCTCGCGCGTCGCCGCCGTCCGTGAGGCCGCCGGTTTCGCCGCGTACGCGAACCAGAAGTACAGCGAGGCGCTGGCCGAGTTCCGTGCCGCGCGTCGGATGACCGGCAACATCGAGCTGTGGCCCGTCATGGCCGACTGCGAGCGTGGGCTCGGGCGGCCGGAGAAGGCGCTCGACATGGCCGGTGCGCCCGAGGTGCAGAAGCTCGACAAGGCCGGACAGGTCGAGATGCGGCTCGTCGCGGCCGGTGCGCGCCGTGACATGGGGCAGCTGGACGCGGCCATCGTGACGCTGCAGAGCCCCGAGCTGGCCTCGAACTCCGTACAGCCGTGGACCGCGCGGCTGCGCTACGCGTACGCCGACGCGCTGCTGGCCGTCGGGCGTGAGGGCGAGGCGCGCGAGTGGTTCGCCAAGGCCGTCGAGGCCGACAAGGACGGCAGCACGGACGCCTCCGACCGGCTGGCGGAGATGGACGGCGTCGACTTCGTGGACGCGTTCGACGACAGCGAGGACGACGGTGCCGAGGCGGCGGAGCCGGCGCGTGCGGACGACGAGCACGGCGACAGCGGCGACAGCGCTGACGGCGAGGACGACCGGGACGTGAAGTAG
- a CDS encoding DUF1015 domain-containing protein, producing MNTAGDGGLDLIPFRGVRYVPERVGSLAAVTSPPYDVVVRPDGLLELQSADPHNIVRLILPQAGPAAGPQSRNDQAAATLRRWLAEGVLAPDAEPALYVYEQRGGDLLQRGLIGALRLSEPSEGVVLPHEDVMPHVVEERAGLMRTAAANLEPLLLTYRGNGRATGATAVIERTVQGAPLLATTTEDGFAHRLWAITDPAEQQRIQADLATHQALIADGHHRWATYLRLRSEHSGPTPWDYGLVLLVDTARYPLRVRAIHRLLNRLPLDEALAAARTHFRVREIPGPLTHAMEELAEAASAGNAFLLAGGPEDTYHLLDRPDPALLDRTVPANRPQAWRTLDATVLHSTLLGHVWHIREDSPAEISYIHDTAATVAKARRDGGTAVLMHPVREEVVRELARQGVTMPRKSTSFGPKPATGLVLRTLTDLTD from the coding sequence ATGAACACTGCAGGTGACGGCGGCCTCGACCTGATCCCCTTCCGCGGAGTGCGGTACGTCCCGGAACGGGTAGGCAGCCTCGCCGCCGTGACCTCACCCCCGTACGACGTCGTGGTCCGCCCCGACGGCCTGCTGGAGCTCCAGAGCGCGGACCCGCACAACATCGTCCGCCTGATCCTGCCGCAGGCGGGCCCCGCGGCCGGCCCGCAGTCCCGCAACGACCAGGCGGCCGCCACCCTGCGCCGCTGGCTCGCCGAGGGCGTCCTCGCCCCCGACGCCGAACCGGCGCTCTACGTCTACGAGCAGCGCGGCGGGGACCTCCTCCAGCGCGGCCTGATCGGCGCCCTGCGCCTGTCCGAGCCGTCCGAGGGCGTCGTCCTGCCCCACGAGGACGTCATGCCGCACGTCGTCGAGGAGCGCGCGGGCCTGATGCGCACCGCCGCGGCGAACCTCGAACCGCTGCTCCTGACCTACCGGGGCAACGGCCGGGCGACCGGCGCGACGGCCGTCATCGAGCGCACCGTCCAGGGCGCCCCGCTCCTGGCCACCACCACCGAGGACGGCTTCGCGCACCGCCTCTGGGCGATCACCGACCCGGCCGAACAGCAGCGGATCCAAGCCGATCTCGCCACCCACCAGGCCCTGATCGCCGACGGCCACCACCGCTGGGCGACCTATCTCCGGCTCCGCTCCGAGCACTCCGGCCCCACCCCGTGGGACTACGGCCTGGTCCTCCTCGTCGACACGGCCCGCTACCCGCTGCGCGTCCGCGCCATCCACCGCCTCCTGAACCGGCTCCCGCTCGACGAGGCCCTGGCGGCGGCCCGCACCCACTTCCGCGTCCGCGAGATCCCGGGCCCCCTCACCCACGCGATGGAGGAACTGGCCGAGGCGGCGTCGGCGGGCAACGCGTTCCTGCTCGCCGGCGGCCCCGAGGACACGTACCACCTGCTCGACCGGCCGGACCCCGCGCTCCTGGACCGCACGGTCCCGGCGAACCGCCCGCAGGCCTGGCGCACCCTGGACGCGACCGTGCTCCACTCGACGCTCCTCGGCCACGTCTGGCACATCCGCGAGGACTCCCCCGCCGAGATCTCGTACATCCACGACACGGCGGCGACGGTCGCCAAGGCCCGCCGCGACGGCGGCACGGCCGTCCTCATGCACCCCGTCCGCGAGGAAGTCGTACGGGAACTGGCCCGGCAGGGCGTCACCATGCCCCGCAAGTCCACGTCCTTCGGCCCGAAGCCGGCCACGGGCCTGGTCCTGCGCACCCTGACCGACCTCACGGACTGA
- a CDS encoding HAD-IIA family hydrolase produces MSQSASGAAEGVFRGRPAGSARALSEAYDTALLDLDGVVYAGGQAIAHAVESLAVARSGGMALAYVTNNALRTPGAVAEHLTELGIPTGADDVITSAQAVARLISEQVPAGSRILVIGGEGLRVALRERGLVPVDSADEDPAAVVQGYGGPELAWGRFAEACYAIARGVPWYASNTDLTIPSARGIAPGNGAAVEVVRIATGAEPQVAGKPLPPMHRETILRTGARTPLVVGDRLDTDIEGAFNGGVDSLLVLTGVTDGAGLLAAPPRHRPTYVDVDLRGMLTGQPEVVASGDGFSCGGWTAVAGERELELSGEGSAIDGLRALCGAAWSAGGDGECGLDSGKALARAGLG; encoded by the coding sequence ATGAGCCAGAGTGCGAGCGGGGCGGCCGAGGGCGTTTTCCGGGGGCGGCCCGCGGGCAGCGCGCGGGCGTTGAGCGAGGCGTACGACACGGCGCTGCTCGATCTCGACGGGGTGGTGTACGCGGGGGGCCAGGCGATCGCGCACGCCGTGGAGTCGCTGGCGGTGGCACGGTCCGGGGGGATGGCGCTGGCGTACGTGACGAACAACGCGCTGCGGACGCCCGGGGCGGTCGCCGAGCATCTGACGGAGCTCGGGATCCCGACGGGGGCGGACGATGTGATCACGTCGGCGCAGGCGGTGGCGCGGCTCATCAGTGAGCAGGTGCCGGCCGGGTCGCGGATCCTCGTGATCGGCGGGGAGGGGCTGCGGGTCGCGCTGCGCGAGCGGGGGCTCGTGCCGGTCGACTCGGCGGACGAGGACCCTGCGGCGGTGGTGCAGGGGTACGGGGGGCCGGAGCTGGCCTGGGGGCGGTTCGCCGAGGCCTGTTACGCGATCGCGCGCGGAGTGCCGTGGTACGCGTCGAACACGGACCTGACGATTCCGAGCGCGCGGGGCATCGCGCCGGGGAACGGGGCGGCGGTCGAGGTCGTGCGGATCGCGACGGGGGCGGAGCCTCAGGTCGCGGGGAAGCCGTTGCCGCCGATGCACCGGGAGACGATCCTGCGGACCGGGGCACGGACGCCGCTCGTGGTGGGGGACCGGCTCGACACGGACATCGAGGGGGCGTTCAACGGGGGTGTGGACTCGTTGCTGGTGCTGACCGGGGTGACGGACGGTGCGGGATTGCTGGCCGCGCCGCCCCGGCACCGGCCCACGTATGTGGACGTGGATCTGCGGGGGATGCTGACCGGGCAGCCGGAGGTCGTCGCGTCGGGGGACGGGTTCTCCTGTGGCGGGTGGACCGCGGTGGCGGGGGAGCGGGAGTTGGAGCTGAGCGGGGAGGGTTCGGCGATCGACGGGTTGAGAGCGCTCTGTGGGGCGGCCTGGAGTGCGGGCGGCGACGGGGAGTGCGGGCTGGACTCGGGGAAGGCGTTGGCCCGGGCCGGGCTCGGGTGA
- a CDS encoding FecCD family ABC transporter permease, with protein MLVDSPSGSRAGVVAAPVPPRPGRRTAIRTAGLLVSLVVLAAVLVASIAIGAKPLSVEQVWHGLFQDTGRYADVVVGERISRTLLGLLAGAALGLAGAVLQALTRNPLADPGILGINMGASAAVVTAISFFGVTSLSGYVWFAFVGAAAVGALVYVLGGTRNATPVRLALAGTAVTAALSGYLYAVMISDDMALNRMRFWQVGSLATATMGTVRQVLPFIVVGILVALALARPLNAMAMGDDTARALGARLGRTRALSMGAATLLCGAATAACGPIVFVGLMVPHIVRSFTGPDMRWILPYAALLSPVLLLGADVVGRIVARPAELQVGIVTAVLGAPVFILLVRRRKLAQL; from the coding sequence GTGTTGGTTGACAGTCCTTCAGGAAGCCGTGCGGGGGTCGTTGCCGCCCCCGTGCCGCCGCGCCCAGGGCGCCGTACCGCGATCCGTACGGCCGGGCTGCTCGTGTCGCTGGTCGTGCTGGCCGCCGTGCTCGTGGCCAGCATCGCGATCGGGGCCAAGCCGCTCTCGGTCGAGCAGGTCTGGCACGGGCTGTTCCAGGACACCGGGCGGTACGCCGATGTCGTCGTCGGGGAGCGGATCTCGCGCACGCTGCTCGGGCTGCTCGCCGGGGCCGCGCTCGGGCTCGCGGGCGCGGTGCTGCAGGCACTGACCCGCAACCCGCTCGCCGACCCCGGCATTCTCGGCATCAACATGGGCGCGTCCGCCGCCGTCGTCACCGCCATCAGCTTCTTCGGCGTGACCTCGCTGAGCGGCTACGTCTGGTTCGCCTTCGTCGGAGCCGCCGCCGTCGGCGCCCTCGTCTACGTCCTCGGCGGCACCCGCAACGCGACACCCGTACGGCTCGCGCTCGCCGGCACCGCCGTCACCGCCGCGCTCTCCGGCTACCTCTACGCCGTGATGATCAGCGACGACATGGCGCTCAACCGGATGCGGTTCTGGCAGGTCGGCTCGCTGGCCACCGCCACCATGGGCACCGTCCGGCAGGTCCTGCCGTTCATCGTCGTCGGCATCCTCGTCGCGCTCGCCCTGGCCCGGCCGCTCAACGCCATGGCCATGGGCGACGACACCGCCCGCGCGCTCGGCGCCCGCCTCGGCCGCACCCGCGCCCTGAGCATGGGCGCCGCGACCCTGCTGTGCGGGGCCGCCACCGCCGCCTGCGGGCCCATCGTCTTCGTCGGCCTGATGGTGCCGCACATCGTGCGCTCGTTCACCGGCCCCGACATGCGCTGGATCCTGCCCTACGCGGCGCTCCTGTCGCCGGTGCTGCTGCTCGGCGCCGACGTCGTCGGCCGGATCGTCGCGCGCCCCGCCGAGCTCCAGGTCGGCATCGTCACCGCCGTGCTCGGCGCGCCCGTGTTCATCCTCCTCGTACGACGCCGGAAGTTGGCCCAGCTGTGA
- a CDS encoding FecCD family ABC transporter permease: protein MKATEAKRPGTRAIRTPGGLSVRVGLRSTVVVVLLVVAALAAAVVLIGTGDFAIPAADVLRTLAGQGDPGQEFIINDLRLPRVLVGLLVGGALGLSGALFQSISRNPLGSPDVLGLGQGSTAGALVMIVVFGGSATQVAFGALVGGLVTGAAIYVLAWKRGVHGYRLVLVGIGVSAFVTAVNGYLLTKADFVDAARATVWMTGSLNGRDWAQVWPLLALFAVLVPLVAVYARPLRMLEMGDDAAGALGIRVERTRLVLLVASVFLTAAATAAAGPVVFVALTAPQIARRLTRSPGPNLMAATWLGATVLIVADLASQRAFGADQLPVGVVTGVVGGGYLLWLLVTERKAGRI, encoded by the coding sequence GTGAAGGCGACAGAAGCGAAGCGTCCCGGGACGCGTGCGATACGGACCCCGGGCGGGCTCTCCGTCCGCGTCGGCCTGCGGTCCACCGTCGTCGTGGTGCTGCTCGTGGTGGCCGCGCTCGCCGCGGCCGTCGTGCTCATCGGCACCGGCGACTTCGCGATCCCGGCCGCCGACGTGCTGCGGACGCTGGCCGGACAGGGTGACCCGGGGCAGGAGTTCATCATCAACGACCTGCGGTTGCCGCGGGTCCTCGTCGGCCTGCTGGTCGGCGGCGCGCTCGGCTTGTCCGGAGCGCTGTTCCAGTCCATCTCGCGCAACCCGCTGGGCAGCCCCGACGTGCTCGGGCTCGGGCAGGGCTCGACCGCCGGCGCCCTCGTGATGATCGTCGTCTTCGGCGGGAGCGCCACCCAGGTCGCGTTCGGCGCGCTGGTCGGCGGACTCGTCACCGGCGCCGCCATTTACGTACTGGCGTGGAAGCGGGGCGTGCACGGGTACCGGCTCGTGCTCGTCGGCATCGGCGTCTCCGCGTTCGTCACCGCCGTCAACGGCTATCTGCTCACGAAGGCCGACTTCGTCGACGCGGCCCGCGCCACCGTCTGGATGACCGGCTCGCTCAACGGGCGCGACTGGGCGCAGGTCTGGCCGTTGCTCGCGCTGTTCGCCGTCCTCGTGCCGCTCGTCGCCGTGTACGCGCGGCCGCTGCGGATGCTGGAGATGGGCGACGACGCGGCCGGCGCGCTCGGCATTCGCGTCGAGCGGACCCGGCTCGTCCTGCTCGTCGCCTCCGTCTTCCTCACGGCGGCCGCCACCGCCGCCGCCGGCCCCGTCGTCTTCGTGGCGCTCACCGCCCCGCAGATCGCCCGCCGGCTGACCCGCTCGCCCGGACCGAACCTGATGGCCGCCACCTGGCTCGGCGCCACCGTGCTGATCGTCGCCGACCTGGCCTCGCAGCGGGCCTTCGGCGCCGACCAGCTGCCCGTCGGCGTGGTCACCGGTGTCGTGGGCGGCGGCTATCTGCTGTGGCTGCTGGTCACCGAGCGCAAGGCGGGCCGGATATGA
- a CDS encoding ABC transporter ATP-binding protein, which translates to MSDATARGPRTNRRSTSVNRLSADAVTLGYDQRVIAEQLSVEIPDHSFTVIVGPNACGKSTLLRALSRMLKPSAGRVLLDGQVIQSMPAKKVAKTLGLLPQSSVAPDGITVGDLVARGRYPHQGLLRQWSAEDERVVRESMESTGVAELADRYVDELSGGQRQRVWIAMALAQQTPLLLLDEPTTYLDIQHQIDVLDLCAELHEEQGRTLVAVLHDLNHAARYATHLIALRGGEVIAEGAPKEIVTAELVERLFGMKCQVIDDPETGTPLVVPAARKARKQVATAAS; encoded by the coding sequence ATGAGCGACGCGACCGCGCGCGGCCCCCGTACGAATCGAAGGAGCACCTCTGTGAACAGGCTGTCCGCCGACGCCGTGACCCTCGGCTACGACCAGCGGGTCATCGCCGAGCAGCTGTCCGTCGAGATACCCGACCACTCCTTCACGGTGATCGTGGGCCCCAACGCCTGCGGCAAGTCCACCCTGCTGCGCGCCCTGTCCCGGATGCTGAAGCCGAGCGCCGGTCGGGTGCTGCTCGACGGCCAGGTCATCCAGTCGATGCCCGCCAAGAAGGTCGCCAAGACGCTCGGGCTGCTGCCCCAGTCGTCCGTGGCGCCCGACGGCATCACCGTCGGCGACCTCGTCGCCCGCGGCCGCTACCCGCACCAGGGCCTGCTGCGCCAGTGGTCGGCGGAGGACGAGCGGGTCGTCCGCGAGTCCATGGAGTCCACGGGCGTCGCCGAGCTCGCCGACCGGTACGTCGACGAACTGTCCGGCGGTCAGCGCCAGCGCGTGTGGATCGCCATGGCACTCGCCCAGCAGACCCCGCTGCTGCTGCTCGACGAGCCCACCACCTACCTCGACATCCAGCACCAGATCGACGTCCTCGACCTGTGCGCCGAGCTGCACGAGGAGCAGGGCCGCACGCTCGTCGCCGTCCTGCACGACCTGAACCACGCCGCCCGGTACGCGACGCACCTCATCGCGCTGCGCGGGGGCGAGGTGATCGCCGAGGGGGCGCCGAAGGAGATCGTCACGGCCGAGCTCGTGGAGCGGCTCTTCGGGATGAAGTGCCAGGTCATCGATGATCCGGAGACCGGTACGCCGCTGGTGGTGCCCGCCGCGCGCAAGGCGCGCAAGCAGGTGGCTACAGCAGCGTCCTGA
- a CDS encoding SCP2 sterol-binding domain-containing protein, giving the protein MATIEECRAALERLSESMTRADGDVRAAAALDRSLSCRITDLDVTFSGRLQDGRIVVLDTRPGPPAEKAQIRLAMSGDDLVAMVDGELNFAKAWASGRVRLEASFRDLLRLRTLL; this is encoded by the coding sequence ATGGCCACGATCGAGGAGTGCCGCGCCGCACTCGAAAGACTCTCCGAGAGCATGACGCGCGCCGACGGCGACGTGCGGGCGGCTGCCGCGCTCGACCGCTCGCTGAGCTGCCGCATCACCGACCTGGACGTGACGTTTTCCGGCCGACTCCAGGACGGCCGGATCGTGGTGCTCGACACCCGCCCCGGACCGCCTGCGGAGAAGGCGCAGATCCGCCTCGCGATGTCGGGCGACGACCTGGTGGCGATGGTGGACGGCGAGCTGAACTTCGCGAAGGCGTGGGCCTCCGGCCGGGTCCGCCTGGAGGCCTCGTTCCGCGATCTGCTGCGCCTCAGGACGCTGCTGTAG
- a CDS encoding TlyA family RNA methyltransferase produces the protein MAGVARRRLDAELVRRKLARSREHASQLIAAGRVTVGKTVATKPATQVETAAAIVVAQDDGDPEYVSRGGHKLAGAFAAFVPQGLVVEGRRALDAGASTGGFTDVLLRAGAAHVVAVDVGYGQLAWSLQSDERVTVKDRTNVRELTLETIDDVPVDLVVGDLSFIPLGLVLPALVRCAAPDADLVLMVKPQFEVGKERLGSGGVVRSTELRADAVKGVAGQAWKLGLGVRGVTASPLPGPSGNVEYFLWLRAGAPELDPADVDRAVAEGPR, from the coding sequence GTGGCAGGTGTGGCACGTCGCCGCCTCGACGCCGAACTCGTCCGCCGCAAGCTGGCCCGCTCGCGCGAGCACGCCAGCCAGCTGATCGCCGCGGGGCGGGTCACCGTCGGCAAGACCGTCGCGACCAAGCCCGCGACCCAGGTGGAGACGGCCGCCGCGATCGTCGTCGCCCAGGACGACGGCGACCCCGAGTACGTCTCGCGCGGCGGGCACAAGCTCGCGGGCGCCTTCGCCGCGTTCGTCCCGCAGGGGCTCGTCGTCGAGGGGCGCCGGGCGCTGGACGCGGGCGCGTCCACCGGCGGTTTCACCGACGTGCTGCTGCGCGCCGGCGCCGCCCACGTCGTCGCCGTCGACGTCGGGTACGGGCAGCTCGCCTGGTCCCTGCAGAGCGACGAGCGCGTCACCGTCAAGGACCGTACGAACGTACGCGAGTTGACGCTGGAGACCATCGACGACGTCCCCGTGGACCTCGTCGTCGGCGACTTGTCGTTCATCCCGCTCGGCCTCGTGCTGCCCGCGCTCGTGCGCTGCGCCGCGCCGGACGCCGACCTCGTGCTCATGGTCAAGCCGCAGTTCGAGGTGGGCAAGGAACGGCTCGGCAGCGGCGGCGTCGTACGCAGCACGGAGCTGCGCGCCGACGCTGTGAAGGGCGTCGCCGGTCAGGCCTGGAAGCTGGGGCTCGGCGTGCGTGGCGTGACTGCGAGCCCGCTGCCCGGCCCGTCCGGGAACGTCGAGTACTTTCTGTGGCTGCGTGCCGGGGCGCCCGAACTGGACCCGGCCGACGTTGACCGTGCAGTGGCGGAGGGGCCGCGTTGA